Proteins encoded in a region of the Pseudomonas sp. GOM7 genome:
- a CDS encoding putative hydro-lyase, which produces MNAIQRAQQAAIVAARQARAEYRNGRVAPTAGIAPGMTQANLIALPHDWAYDFLLYAQRNPKACPVLDVSDAGSPHTVLAEGTDLRTDLPLYRIWRDGKLVEEVSDATAAWAEHTDMVTFLIGCSFTFETGLQEAGIDVRHITDGCNVPMYRTNRACRPAGRLHGEMVVSMRPIPADRVAEAAGISGRYPSVHGAPVHIGEPDRLGIKDLQKPDFGDAVRIEPGEVPVFWACGVTPQAAVMASGVPFAITHSPGHMFITDVPDNAYHV; this is translated from the coding sequence ATGAATGCAATCCAACGCGCCCAGCAGGCCGCCATTGTCGCCGCCCGCCAGGCCCGCGCCGAGTACCGCAACGGTCGCGTCGCGCCCACGGCCGGTATCGCGCCGGGCATGACCCAGGCCAACCTGATCGCCCTGCCCCACGACTGGGCCTACGACTTTCTGCTCTACGCCCAACGCAACCCCAAGGCCTGCCCGGTGCTCGACGTGAGCGACGCCGGCAGCCCGCACACGGTATTGGCCGAAGGCACCGACCTGCGCACCGATCTGCCCCTGTACCGCATCTGGCGTGACGGCAAGCTGGTCGAGGAAGTCAGCGACGCCACCGCTGCCTGGGCCGAACACACCGACATGGTGACCTTTCTGATCGGCTGCAGCTTCACCTTCGAGACCGGTCTGCAGGAGGCCGGTATCGACGTGCGACATATCACCGACGGCTGCAACGTGCCGATGTACCGAACCAACCGCGCCTGCCGCCCGGCGGGTCGCCTGCATGGCGAGATGGTGGTGTCGATGCGGCCGATCCCGGCCGATCGTGTCGCCGAGGCCGCCGGTATTTCCGGGCGCTACCCCTCGGTGCACGGCGCCCCGGTGCATATCGGCGAGCCGGATCGGCTAGGCATCAAAGACCTGCAAAAGCCGGATTTCGGCGACGCGGTGCGCATCGAGCCCGGCGAAGTGCCGGTGTTCTGGGCCTGCGGGGTAACGCCCCAGGCGGCGGTCATGGCCTCCGGCGTGCCCTTCGCGATCACCCATTCGCCCGGCCATATGTTTATCACCGACGTGCCTGACAACGCGTACCACGTATAG